A window of Candidatus Neptunochlamydia vexilliferae genomic DNA:
GGGAGCCGAGAAAAAGAGCTCGTAAGAAATTTCCCCACCCAACTCAAAGTGGCCCAAGAGATCCAAAGAGAGTATCCCGACCTGACAATCGCCGTTTCCTGCTCCAATGAAAAGTTCCTCCCCCTTCTAAAGAAGGAAAAAGTCCTAGTGATCAAGCCCGAGCATCGCTATGAGCTGATGCGCGCCTCTCATCTTGCTATTGCCACCTCTGGGACGGTCACCCTTGAGCTTGCCCTTCACCATATCCCCACAGTCGTTACCTTTGCGATTACTCCTCTCGATGTCTTCCTCGCCCAAAATGTTTTCCAGATCAACCTTCCCCACTACGCTCTTCCCAACATCATCCATAAGGGAGAGCTCTTTCCCGAGCTCTTTGGCCCCAGCCTCACCGAGGCAAAGCTTAGGAAAAAAGTAACCGAATTTATGGTGAGCGAGTACAAGCGCTCCAGCTGCATCGAAACGTGTAAAAAGCTGCGCGCAACTCTGGGTAAAAAAAATGCGAGCCAAGAAGCAGCTCGCATTATCTTAACCCATATTTCTAAAGAAAATTAGGCATGGTTCAAAATAGGGTAACAATTTTTGGTCTTATGGAAAGGCGCGTCGGGGGCAAGCCCCCCGCTGCCCCCGACGTATCTTTCTTATACAAAAACTACTGTTATGGGTAAGGAAGAAGGGAAATCTGATGAAGCTAACGCCACCCATCAACTCCAGAAAGTGTCCTGCACTGATGACACAGGTTATAAAATATTACAGCAACATATGTCTGTATTTTGACCCGTGGTTAAGTTGACTACATCTGGGCCAAAGGTGCCTCTTCTAACTCTGAGTTGAATAACAGGCGGTGCCTTCGAGTTGATTAATGGGGTAGAGGCACTCATATTATAAGGCAGATTTTCAGCAACATTAAACTCTGTATCGCTAAGCTCTCCGCCTTGAGAAAACCTAAGCCGGGCTGTTCTTGAAACCTTTATAGTCACCCTTCCTCCATCAGAAAGCTTGGCTAAACGCTGATTATTCTCATCATAAACTTTTAATGAGCGGATTGATCCTATAAAATTTGACTCTCGATGAATTTTTAAAACTACAGTCATTGGTCATATACTCCTAATATTTTGGACAGAACTTGTAGATAGGTTTATCTTAAGGACATTTGTCCTATTGTTACACTAAATACAGCTGCAATGCTAAGAAATTAAAAAATTAAATGCAAGGTGCATTTTTATTACCGAGAATTGCTGCTCAGAATCCTCAGATGTTGCTATTAAGTAGCAACTCATTTTAGAATAACCCCATTATGAAACCATCATTTAAAATTTATGTTGACCGCCTCTCCAATGGGCGGACCGAGGAAATTCAAGAGACCCTCTCCCCCGACTTTATCGATGTAAAGGAGAAGGACCTCCAGTTTCATACCCCTGTGGAGATGGAGGGAAAAGCCTACCTTGCTGAGGACCACCTGGTTATCCAGCTCAAGGTGGCGGCTGAAGCGATCATTCCCTGCTCGATCTGCAACGAAGAAGTCAAAAAAAAGGTTGTCGTCAAATCGTTTTATCATACAGAAGAGCTTGAAAATATTCGAGGACAGGTTTATGATTATGGGGATCCACTAAGAGAGGCGATTTTACTAGAAGTCCCTCCTTATGTAGAGTGTGAGGGAAAGTGTCCCAAACGAGAAGAATTAAAGAACTATTTTAGCAAAGGAGACGACCAGTTTCCCTTTGCAGACCTAAATTAGGAGAAAACTACAGTGGCAGTTCCACGTAACCGACACTCAAATGCACGCAAAAACAGTAAGCGGGCTCACCACGCAAAGAAAGAAAAGCATGTTTCAAGCTGCTCAAACTGCGGAAAAATGCACCTCCCCCACAGAATGTGTTCCTTCTGTGGCTACTACGGAGGACGCGCGGTCATCTCAGAAGAGCAAGAATAGTAGATTGGGCTTTCCCAAGCGTTCACCACACCCCTTGACCGATCTTTCCGATGCCCTTTGCTCTCAGAGAACCTCTCCTTGTCTAATGGACAATGTTATCGATTCTCAGAGAACAAAATCCACCGAAAATCCCGGCGCAATTGGTGTGGCAAACCCTAAAGAAAGCCCACTGGCCCATATTGGCATTGACCTTTTAGGGGGCGACTTAGCGTCTTTAGCCCATCTGCTCGCCACCCTACATGCTCTCTATTCAGAGATCTCTACTCCCTTCTGCCTTACCGTTTTTGCCCATCCCGATATGACCTCGTCGATCGAAGCCTTTAAGGTGGCAAACGAGATCAAAAGACTCGAAGTAGTCGAAACCCGAGAGGTGATCGACATGGATGAGGATCCTCTCCATGCGATCCGAAAAAAACGGGGAGCATCGATGTGTCTCGGCATGGAGCTTCTAAAAAATAAGCAGCTCGATGCCCTCATCTCCACAGGAAATACAGGGGCGCTGATCGCCAGCGCCAAGCTCCACCTCCCGATGCTCAAAGGGATTTCAAGAGCAGCCCTCATCACCCTCCTTCCGACACGCAAAGAGCCGGTAGCGGTGATCGATGTGGGAGCCAATATCCAATGCACCCCCGAGCATCTCGTTCACTTTGCGCAGATGGGACTGGCCTATCAAAAGAGCCGGGGAATCGCAGAACCTAAGATCGGCCTTCTCAACATCGGCACCGAGGAGAAAAAAGGGAGACTGGAGCTACGGGAAACCTACAAACTTCTCCAATCTTTCAGCGGATTTGCGGGCAATGTGGAGGGGAAAGAGGTCTTTTCTGGTAAGATCCACGTCCTTGTCACCGATGGCTTTACCGGCAATGTCTTTTTAAAGACGGCTGAAGGAATTTCTGCCTTTATCCTGGAAACACTCCACAACAATAAAAAACTTCTCCCCTTTTCGGGACCTCTCCTTAGGCGGCTTGAGCAAGAGCTCTACTCCGCTGAGTATCCAGGGGCAATCCTTTGTGGCGTTGATGGGATCATCCTCAAGTGTCATGGGGATGCGGAGCCTGAAGCGCTCAAGTGTAGCGTCGAAGGAGCGCTCAAGCTCATTGAGGAAAACTTCCTTAACAAGATTAAAACCGAACTTATTAGTGATTGAAGGGCTTGTTTTAGCCATCGACAGCTCACAGCATGGCTTTTCTTAAGCCTTCGGCTTCGAAGCCATGTCCGTTCGCTGGGGAGATAAAAAAAGAAAAAACTCTCCTGCGCAGGGACAGCCCTCAACCGCCAGGTTGAAAAGGGCTGCCCGAAGCAGTCCGCGGTTTCAAGGCGGACCTGTAAAATTGGCATGAAGGAGGGGCCTGTCTAGGGCTTCGGACCGGGCCCCCGACTGAAGGTCCGATTTGACTGTTCGCTTGAAACTCAAGGGGGCAGCAGGGGGTGTAACCCCCGACGGATCTATATATGGATTAATGGAGTTTTCAGTTGGCCTACAAAAAGAATTTTATCCAACACAAACCCTCACAACCAAACCCTAATTATTTTAAACCACTGAAAAAAAATTTCGCTGGAAATCACTCGGCAAATTGTGTATACTGGAAATTTACGAACACCCCTACACTGGTGAAACCGATGAAAGAAATTCTTCTAAATGTGACATCGAAGGAAAAAAGGTGTGCGGTACTAAAGTTTGGAAAACTCCAAGACCTGATCGTTGAACGGAAGTCAAATAGACTCCTCACCGGAAATATCTACCGGGGAGAAGTCATCAACATTTTGAACAACATTCAATCAGCGTTCATTGCGATCAATGAAGGAGAAAACGGCTTTATCCACATCAGCGATATCGTTGAGAACACCCAAAAGTTCCAAGAGATGTTTGATATGGAGTTTGATTGGGACTGCGACGTCAGCGCGATCAAACCCCGCAACTTAAAAAATGCCGATATCTCCAAGTTTATGGAGATCGGCCACCCCGTCCTTGTCCAAGTGGTCAAAGAGCCCATCGGGTCAAAAGGGGCCCGCTTAACCTCGAATATTACCATTCCCGGGCGCTACCTTGTCCTCCTCCCCAACACTCCCCACAGGGGCGTGTCGCGAAAAATCATTGATCGGGCCGACCGCGACCGGCTAAAAAAGATCATCCGCGCTTTTGAGATGCCTCAAGAGATGGGACTGATCTGCCGGACCGCAAGTACAGGCGCCTCAACCGATGAGCTGATCGCTGAAGCTCACGAGCTTCTCGAAAACTGGGAAAAGATCATGGAGGAATTTAAGGAAAGCTCAGAGCCCACCTGCCTCTACCGAGAGTCTGACCTGGTCAAAAAAGCGGTTCTCAAAGCGGTTAACAAAAAATATACCCGGATGCTGGTCGATGACTACAAAACCTACCAGTACTGCCAGCAGGTCTACAACCGTTACAAGGGAGAACATGAGCTCAAACTGGAGTGCTACCGGGACAAGATCCCCATGTTCGACCGCTTTGCCGTTGAAAATGAGATCGAACGGTGTTTGAGGCGGAAGATCTGGCTCCAAAGTGGGGGCTACCTCTTCTTCGATAAAACCGAAGCGATGTACACCATCGACGTTAACTCAGGAAGAAGTTCCTCCTCCAAGGAAAACACCAACGTGGAAGAGACCCTTGTTCGGATCAATATGGAAGCGGCTGAGGAAATCGCCCGCCAACTCCGGATCCGCAATATTGGAGGACTGGTCATCTGCGACTTTATCGATATGCGCTACCGAAAAAATCAACGGCGCGTTCTCGACACCCTCAAAGAAGCAATGAAAGAGGACTCGGCAAAGTGTACTATTTTAGGGATGAGTGAGTTTGGCCTTGTCGAAATGACCCGCCAAAGAACCCGAGAGTCACTGATCCAAACCCTCTTTACCAACTGCCCTTACTGCAACGGCAATGGAATGATCAAAAACTTTGAAAGCACGTCGATCGAGATCGAACGAGCGATCAAAAGGCTCATCTCTGTTGAAAATAAACAGCAATTAGAGCTGGTCATCCACCCACAAATGAACGAGTTTTTAGGAAAGGGGGACCGGAGTGCTCTTATCAAACTTGCCAAAAAGTGGAAAGGAGAACTCTCCTTTAAAACCAATGACGAATTGCACCTTGCTGGCTTTGAATTTTACTCTTTAGATGATGGACAGAAAATTGAGTAGTAAACTTCAGAAGCTTTTAAATAAAATTGAAACCTCTTCAGAAGCTATTCCGGAGAAATATGTCCAAATTTTTAAGGAGTTCTTAACGAGCTCTCAAGATGTGGTTCGGGAACATGGAGAGGATGTCGATCGTTTTCTCGATGTCTTTGACACCTTTATCGATCGGGTCAAGGAGCAGTTCGCCTCCCCTTACCATTTCGAGCCCTATCACGAAAAAATGCGAACTCCTTTTGATTACTATAAGTTTGGCCTCGACTTTCTCCGCCCCCTTGTCGATCTCACCCACTCGACTGTGACGGGAATGGAAAATCTCGACAAAATGGAAGCTCTTTTGGAAAAAGGAGAAAATGTTGTCCTCTTCGCCAACCACCAAATCGAAGCCGACCCGCAGGCAATCAGCATTTTACTCGAAAAAAGTCACCCCAAATTTGGAGAAGAGCTCATCTTCATAGCAGGAACGCGGGTTACCTCAGACCCTTTTGCTATCCCCTTTAGTATGGGGCGGAACCTCCTGTGCATCCACTCAAAAAAATATATCGACCACCCTCCAGAAGAAAAGCATGAAAAGCAGATGCACAACAAGCGGACAATGGAGCGAATGGGCGAACTTTTCTCTGAGGGAGGGCATGCCATTTATGTCGCTCCCAGCGGAGGGCGAGACCGCGCTAATGAAGAAGGGGAGGTTGAAGTGGCCCCTTTCGACCCTCAAAGCGTCGGGATGTTTTACCTCATGGCCCAAAAATCAGAAAAACCGACCCACTTTTTCCCCCTTTCTCTTTCGACCCACCACCTCCTCCCCCCTCCGGAAACCACGGAACTTGAGCTAGGGGAAAGTCGAATCACTCGGGGAGGAGCGATCCACCTCCACTTTGGCGATGAGGTCGATATGGAAAATTTTCCAGGACTTGAAAAGGCAAAAGATAAGAAGGAAGAAAGGCAGATGCGAGCAGATTATCTGTGGCAATGCGTGAAAAAAAATTACGAACAGTTTCCTAAATAGGAGTGTCTCTCATGAAGTTTCTAATCGCATTACTGATGACAACCTGTCTTTGGGCAAATATATCCAAACAAGCTCAAGAGATTCAAGACCAATCGAGTTTGGAAATTCTCACTCCTTCTTTAAGCAAACGACAAGTAGCCAAGCTCCGTCTCGAAAATGGGCTAGAAGCCTATTTGATTTCTGATCCAGGAGCTGACCAGTCGGCAGCTGCCCTTTCAATGGAAGTCGGCTCTTGGGGCGACGATCCCAACTATCCCGGAATTGCCCACTTTTTAGAACACCTTCTCTTCATGGGATCGGAAACCTACCCCGAAGAAAGTGAATATGAAAAGCAAGTCAGAGACAATGGGGGCGTCTTAAATGCCTATACCGCTCCCGATCGGACCGTCTATATCTTTTCGGTGAATAACGATGCCTTCCCTGCAACGCTTGATATGTTCGCCCATATGTTCATCGACCCCCTCTTCAACCCTTCAGGAATTGGACGAGAACTCCATGCCGTCGATCAAGAGCATGATAAAAACATCGAGCATGATGGCGCGCGCGAGTGGATGGTCATGAAGGAAACAGGAAACCCCCACCACCCCAATGCTTCATTTAGCACCGGAAACAGTGAAACCCTCGGAGGAATCCCCCAAAAAGATGTCAAACGGTGGCACCGTGAAAATTATAGCGCCGACCGGGCCCATTTGACCGTCTATTCAACCCTTCCGATGGAAGAACTCAAGCCCCTTGTTGCAAATACTTTTGCTGCTGTTCCTAAACGGCCCGTAGACACCCTTCCCATTAAAGAAAAACTTTTTTCTGAAAAACAAGAAGGGCATGTCATCGCCATTCAGCCGGTCAAAGAGGTCCGCGACCTTTCTTTAAACTGGGAGCTTCCCTCTTCTTACGTTTCCAATCTAGAAAATCGTTCCCACACCCTTTTGGGGTATATTTTAGGAGGGCGCCACCCTTCTAGCCTGTACTCCGAGCTCAAAAAAGAGGAGCTCATTGAGGATGTCTCTTCTGGTTTTTGGCGCCTTGGAAAAGAATGTGGCCTATTTTCCATCAACTTTACCCTCACTCCAAAGGGTGCGGCCCAATTTGAAGCGGTAATCGAACGGACATTCCAAGCTTTAAACGGAGTCAAAGCCATGGGGATTCCCCCATACATCTTCAATGAAGCAAAAACCATGGCAAAGATCGACTATGAGTACCAGTCCCGAACAGCCCCCTACCATTTTGTGTCTCATCATGCTGCTGGAATGATCAATGAACCCTTGGAAACCTATCCCCTAAAAACGATTCTCCCTACCACCTATAATGTCGAAGAAACCGAAGCTTTTCTTAGCCTATTAAAGCCTGACACCTGCGCCTGCTTCCTAGTGGCCTCCCCCGAGCTAACCGGGATCACTCCAGATCACAAAGAGATGTGGTCAGGAGCAGAATATGCTGTGCAGGAATTCTCCGAAGAAACCCTCACTGCTTGGGCAAACGTTTCTCCCCACCCAGAGATCTCCATCCCAGAACAAAACCACTTTATCCCTAGCGATCTTAAGCTTGTCACCCAAGAGGGAACGGGTGAAATGATCGTCACTCCCGTTCCCACAAAACTCTTCGATGAAGAACGTGGCACCCTCTATTTTTGGGAAGATACGGAGTATCAAGTCCCTGAAGTCTCATGGACCCTAAGTTTTGCCACTCCCTCGATCGATGGAAGTGCCCACCAGTCGGTCCTCCTCGACCTTTACCTCTATACCTTGGATGAAAAACTTGCCCCCACCCTTTCCTTTGCTGAAGCAGCTTCCCTAAACACCTCTTGCCGTGCAGGAAACATGAAGCTTTACCTGCAGATCAACGGGTTTAGTGAAAAAGCCCCTCTCCTCCTTGAGAAAGTCCTGACCACTTTAAAGAGTTGCAAAATGACAAAAGAGGAATTTGAGCTCTATACAACTTCGCTTAAAAGTTCCTATGCAAACCAGGGAAAGGCGATGCCGATTGCTCAAGCCAATGAAATCTTAGGCAACCTCCTCTTCAACAACGCCCCCCTCCACACCGAAAAATTGGCAGCTCTCGAGTCGCTCACCTATGAAGAGTACCTCACCTTTGCAGATCACCTCTTCAAAGAGACCTACACCGAAGGAATGCTCATCGGGAATATGACCCAAACCGATGCCGAAAGGGTCTGGCAGATGGTTCAAGAAAAGCTCGGAAGCGCCCCCTACCCTAAAAAAGATCACGAAAGACGACAGATCCTCACCCTCTCTTCTTTCCAGGGGCCCTACAAAGTCTCCATGCAAACCGAAAGCTTAGGAAATGCAGCCATTCTCCTCATCCAAGAAGGGGTTGTCACCTTCCCAAAAAAAGCCGCTCAGCTGATCTTGAGCCAAGGGCTCCAAGATGACTTTTTTGCAACGCTCCGGACCAAGCAACAAACCGGCTACATCACCTATTCTGGGGGATATGAAGAAGAGGATCAACTCTACAAAGCCTTCATGGTCCAGTCAACGACCCACCAGCCCGACGAGCTGATCGCCCGCTTCGAACTCTTCCTCGAAACCTACGTCAAAGACTTTGAGGTTTCCCTTCCCGAAGGACGCTTTGAAGTGCTCCGAAGCAATGTGATCACCCTCCTCGATACGCCCCCCACCAACCTCTCTGCGATGAATGCCAACCTGACCCACATAGCCTTCACCCACAAGGGAGACTTTGAGCGGCGGAAAAAACTGATCGCCCACCTTAAAGAGCTCACCTACGAAGAGTTTAAAACCAAGGCAATCACCGCTATTTCTCGGCAAAACCCCCGTAGAATTGCCATTATGCTTGAAGGGAAGCAGCCCAAGGAAAAAACCTTCCGCTACGAAGGGATCACCGCCGACACCCTCAAAGCGCAAGGGACCTATATCTCTCTGCCTTAATCCAAAGGAAGAATCGCTTAACCTCTATCTTGACGAACTCCCCGGATCCACTCTCTTAGCTCCTCTTCCTAAAGATACGTTAGACCGCTCAAAAAAACTTGTACAAGCTTCTGTCAACCCAGAAATATTGGGTAGAAGGGGCCACATCTGGTAGCCCCAACCCCCACAGAACCCATCGTGCCGTTTTCCGGCAATGGGCTCTTCAATCATGGTCTCACAGTCTGGCCAAGCTCTCTATTCTTTTGTAAGGAATATAGATTTTTGGCCTTTCTAACGGAAAGGTTTCTAGGATTTTGTTGAACTTGTCCCATTTCAGATTCCCTTTTTGGCTTCGAGAGCTCAGCGTTTTCCTCCAAGTTTTCAATGTCTTGAAGTATACGTCATTCAGTGACTTCGAGTTGCCTCCTACTCCGTAATATCGGTAGTGACCTCTCAAAACTCTGTTGATCGCCTCTTTTTGGTCTCTTAGCTTAAAGTGTCTAATTTTCTTCAATAGCATCTTCATTTTTGAATGACTCCTTCGAAGCCTTTGCTTCTCTGTTTTCATCCCTACTTTGTAGTTGCCATTTCGGTTTTTAGAGCAGTACCACGTTAATCCTAGAAAGTAAAAGGTTTCTACTTTCTTCCCTCGAGATTTCCTCCACTTTTCTGCATATCTTCCAAACTCTATGAGTCTGGTTTTGCTGGGTTCAATCTCGAGCGAAAATTTCGCTAACCTTTTCTTTAGTACCTTTTGGAATCGAATTGCATCTGAGCGGTATTGGAAGCATACCACGAAGTCATCGATATATCTTACCAGGTATATCTCTCCTCTCATTCTGGGTTTCACCACTTTCTCGACCCATAGATCGAGGGTATAGTGGAGATACACGTTACTGATTAGAACACTGATTGGGCCTCCTTGTGGGGTTCCTTCCTCAATGGACTGATACTTTCCGTCTTCCATTACCCCAGCTTTTAACCATCTTCTAATGAGCGTTATTATTCTGGGATCCTTCACACGATGCATCATGAATTCTAACACCCGCTTGTGATCCAGACTTCCGAAATAATTCTTTAGATCAGCCTCGTAGATCCAACTTACTTTCTTGGTGCTTATTACTGTATTGAGGGTGGCTATTGCCTGGTGGGCACTTCTATTGGGCCTTCCTCCAAATGAGCATTCTAGAAAGTCTTGTTCATATATGGCATTAAGCACATCCGCTGTTGATTTTTGCAGTACCTTATCTTTAGTTGTTGGTAGTGCAATGGGTCGCATCTCCTTTTTCCCTATTTTGGGAATGTATGCTCTCCTCACTGGCGGTGGCTTATATCCTTTTCTATGAATCGATTGGATCATCTCTGGTGACCATTTCTCGAATTCTTTCCTGGCCTCTTCAACACTTTGGTTGTCGATTCCTACTCCGCTTCTTTTGGGAATCTTCTTTAGATTTTCCTTTAGAAGTTCTGGAGTAATGTGATGCGCAAGAGACGTAAATTTTTCGCTCTTGACACGTCGTGCTTTTTCTGCTACTCTATCGATTTCTGTTCTCATGTGAGGTATTCTCCTTACTTTGTATCAAGGACCTGTCCCCTCATTGCATAGGGAACATGTTTCCTTTCGATAGTTTCCATCATTGCTGACCGCTTCCCCATGTGCCTGGCTTTCCCAGACTCGGAGTACTATCAGTCAGTCTGACTCCTCTGATGGCGTTTCTCATACCTTGCATTATCGGCTTGTTTATGAGATACGGCTTCTCCCGACCATCAGAGGCCTCCCGCGTTCACGCGCAATCTTTTGTAAACATGCCATCAGCTCAGGTCCCGGAGGTCCTACTGCTGCTCATCAATTCGCAGCTTTCGTGCTGTCTTCCCCGTGGACACTAATGGGTCGACAACCTCACACATTATGTATTTCGGGACAGTATCCTGTTCACTTTTGTTACGGCCTGTTCACTTCCTGTCTACGCTTCACACCTCTTGTTCCACCTTTCGGTGTCCGCCAAGTGCGCAAGACTCGGTTAGCGGCTGCTGATTAGGCTTTGCCGCTGCGGCTTTTTCATTCCGCGAGATTACGCGCGCCTCGCGGCGCACGTGTCCTTTCATAGAGCATGTTTGAGATAAATTTTTTCTTTATGCTAAAGCGGCTGATCTGATAGCATCGCTCCTTATGGATTACAACGAAAAACTTCGTAAGATAGAAGCTCTTTTTGAAGGGGCAACAACCGATGGGGAGCGGAAGGCTGCGGAGCTCGCTAAGCACCGGGTTCTTGCTCGGTTTCAGGAGGAGTTAGCTTCTAACCCTATTGAATTTACTGTGAGGCTTGGGGATCGGTGGGGCAAAAGACTTTTTGTAGCTCTTTGCAATAAGTATGGGCTGAGGACTTATCGTTATAAGCATCAGAAGTACACGACGACGATGGTCCGGGTGGCTGAGTCCTTTATGAATGAGGTCCTTTGGCCGGAGTTTCAAAGGTACTCGGCTTCTTTGAGTGAGTTTGTCTCTACGGTTACGGATGATCTTATTTCGAAGATCCATGAGGTTGAGGAGGACACGATTGTGAGTGGGAAGGCTCTTCCTGCTTGAGGTGCTTTTGGTAGTTCCATGGAAGGTAGAGCTTGGGATTTTTTTGGATTTTGTCTTGGTGCTCTTGGATTGCAAGGAGATAGTTCCAGGGGTTCACTTTGTTGAGGACGCAGGTTTCTATTGTGCTCATTAGGATATCACCGATATTGGCACCTTTTTCGGTTTTGTAGAAGTAGGCATTTTTTCTGTTGAGAACGGCTCTTTTTAGGAGGCGTTCATCTTTGTTATTTGTGAGGGGGACTCCTGGTTTTTTAAGAAAAAGGGTGAGTCCTTCCCATTGGTTTGTGAGGTAGGTGATGGCTTTTCCCATACTGCTATTGGGCTCGACTTGTTTGGTTTCGATGAGCTGTTTGCAGTAGGCTTTGATCTGGTTCATGATGGGAGTGCTTTTTTCTTGGTGCCATTTTAAGCGGGCGTCTTCTTCGGGTGGGCCCTCTTTATCGTTTGCGAAGATTTTTGCAAACCATCCGATGATCTTCAGGACTTCTTTTGGGTGGTTGTCGGCTAGTTCATAGAACTTTCTTCTGGCGTGGGCAAGGCAGTTGGAGACGTCGGTTTCGTGGTCTTTGGGAATGTTGTGTCCTCCATCGCATTGCTGAAGCGGAGGCGGAAGGTTTTGGTTGCGAAGGTCAAGAAGGTCGTTCATGTTTTCTCCGGCATGTTGTCTGCCGGTAAAGAAAAGGGCGATTTCTGCTTGGGAGTTTTCGAGGATAGAGATGATTCCTGTGGTGAAGGTTCCTGTTCTTTTTTCTTCGCTTTCTGTTCCTAGTTTTTCTTTTCTTTCTTTTGCGATGCTTAGGATTCTTGCTGTGGTGTCATCGTTATGGAGGAGTTTACCTTGGGCTGCTTGGTGGCACATCTCGGCATAGATCTCAAGGAGTTGGTC
This region includes:
- the tnpC gene encoding IS66 family transposase, whose protein sequence is MKAPKQISLEPEKIEELIDRLEKKSLNEDDYPLLIELIKGMVWLNLSLKEKKLSIKRLRAVFGIKTETASKLLDFLEKNDPKQSDAKSSDPDGNPTEKKKKKKGGSGHRPASDYTEARIIKIAHETLKKGDLCPDCKQGKLFNLSPGTVLQIVGAPHLQVEIYKPERLRCSLCGKTFTARLPQEIMNGTRGDRTAKAIVSLMKYRGGLPFYRQEQMQNILGNPITASELWKMTADLADQLLEIYAEMCHQAAQGKLLHNDDTTARILSIAKERKEKLGTESEEKRTGTFTTGIISILENSQAEIALFFTGRQHAGENMNDLLDLRNQNLPPPLQQCDGGHNIPKDHETDVSNCLAHARRKFYELADNHPKEVLKIIGWFAKIFANDKEGPPEEDARLKWHQEKSTPIMNQIKAYCKQLIETKQVEPNSSMGKAITYLTNQWEGLTLFLKKPGVPLTNNKDERLLKRAVLNRKNAYFYKTEKGANIGDILMSTIETCVLNKVNPWNYLLAIQEHQDKIQKNPKLYLPWNYQKHLKQEEPSHSQSCPPQPHGSSK